In Pelosinus sp. UFO1, one genomic interval encodes:
- a CDS encoding DUF4342 domain-containing protein: MEEITLENIDILRERTGISYKEAKEALERNQGNLLEALIELDDKKDTKWTDNFSVRSSDVIDKVKELLHEGNVNKISIKSEGRTVVEIPVALGAIGAVVLPQIAALGVLVAMFKRCSIEVVRNDGSTTETEVSDDDKRVNEQKQNHHNDSGI, encoded by the coding sequence ATGGAAGAAATAACATTGGAGAACATTGACATCCTACGGGAGCGCACTGGCATATCTTACAAAGAGGCGAAAGAGGCTTTGGAAAGAAATCAAGGGAATTTACTTGAGGCCTTAATTGAACTTGATGATAAGAAAGATACAAAGTGGACAGACAACTTTTCTGTGCGTTCTAGCGATGTGATTGATAAGGTAAAAGAATTGCTTCATGAAGGCAATGTGAATAAGATCAGTATCAAGAGTGAGGGGCGTACTGTTGTGGAGATTCCCGTAGCATTGGGGGCGATTGGAGCTGTAGTATTGCCACAGATTGCTGCACTTGGTGTATTAGTAGCAATGTTTAAGCGTTGCAGTATTGAAGTAGTTCGTAATGACGGCAGTACAACTGAGACAGAAGTCTCAGATGATGATAAACGTGTGAATGAGCAAAAGCAAAATCATCACAATGATAGTGGAATTTAG
- a CDS encoding YqzL family protein: MWEVFQSTGHIGAYLMYRSCTESKDQLETPPDSNVGL; encoded by the coding sequence ATGTGGGAAGTTTTCCAAAGTACCGGACATATTGGGGCATATTTGATGTATCGTTCATGCACTGAATCTAAAGATCAACTTGAAACACCGCCAGATAGCAATGTAGGACTTTAA
- a CDS encoding diacylglycerol kinase family protein: protein MRKGNVLCAFRNAFRGIIYCARHERNMKIHLGAMVLVAFLAWWSKITKYELLILVITVASVLVAEMVNTAVETIVDMISPEFHPMAKIAKDVAAGAVLITAIVSLLVGYMLFFYRIWT, encoded by the coding sequence ATGAGAAAGGGAAATGTGTTATGCGCCTTTAGAAATGCTTTTAGAGGTATAATCTATTGCGCTCGACATGAGCGCAATATGAAAATTCATCTTGGAGCAATGGTCTTAGTAGCCTTTTTAGCTTGGTGGTCGAAAATAACAAAATATGAACTGCTTATACTAGTAATAACGGTAGCAAGTGTATTGGTCGCTGAAATGGTGAACACAGCGGTAGAAACAATAGTAGATATGATATCCCCAGAATTTCACCCAATGGCAAAAATTGCTAAAGATGTAGCTGCTGGTGCAGTTCTGATTACGGCAATCGTTTCATTACTAGTTGGTTATATGCTCTTCTTTTATAGAATATGGACTTAG
- the glyQ gene encoding glycine--tRNA ligase subunit alpha has protein sequence MTFQEMILTLQNFWAEQNCILMQPYDVEKGAGTMNPATFLRALGPEPWNVAYVEPSRRPADGRYGENPNRLLQHHQYQVIMKPSPANIQELYLESLVRLGIDPSQHDIRFVEDNWESPTLGAWGLGWEVWLDGMEITQFTYFQQVGSIDVKPVSVEITYGLERLAMYIQGKENVYELEWVNGVTYGDVFHRNEVEQSHYNFEIADVNLLFQLFDMYEKEAIRIIESGFVLPAYDYVLKCSHTFNLLDARGAISVSERTGFIGRVRNMARLCAQGYLEQREKLGFPLLKEVK, from the coding sequence TTGACTTTTCAAGAGATGATTCTAACACTTCAGAACTTCTGGGCTGAACAAAATTGCATTTTAATGCAACCTTATGACGTGGAGAAGGGGGCAGGCACCATGAACCCAGCTACTTTCCTTAGGGCTTTAGGACCTGAGCCTTGGAATGTAGCGTATGTGGAGCCATCACGTCGCCCTGCTGATGGCCGCTATGGGGAAAATCCTAATCGTTTACTGCAACATCATCAATATCAGGTTATTATGAAACCCTCGCCAGCTAACATTCAAGAATTGTATTTAGAGAGTTTAGTTCGTTTGGGTATTGATCCTAGCCAACATGATATTCGTTTTGTAGAAGATAACTGGGAATCACCAACTCTTGGAGCATGGGGACTTGGCTGGGAAGTATGGCTTGATGGTATGGAAATCACTCAGTTCACTTATTTTCAACAAGTCGGTAGTATCGATGTTAAACCTGTATCCGTAGAAATTACCTATGGCTTGGAGCGCTTGGCTATGTATATACAAGGGAAAGAAAACGTGTATGAATTAGAATGGGTAAATGGTGTTACTTATGGTGATGTATTTCACCGTAATGAAGTAGAGCAATCACACTATAACTTTGAAATAGCCGATGTTAACTTATTATTCCAGCTTTTTGATATGTATGAAAAAGAAGCCATTCGTATTATTGAATCTGGGTTTGTACTGCCAGCTTATGATTATGTATTAAAATGCTCTCATACTTTTAATTTATTGGATGCGCGTGGTGCTATTAGTGTTAGCGAACGTACAGGTTTTATTGGACGGGTACGTAATATGGCGAGGCTCTGTGCACAAGGTTATCTAGAACAGCGTGAAAAATTAGGTTTTCCGTTGCTCAAGGAGGTTAAATAA
- the ybeY gene encoding rRNA maturation RNase YbeY, producing the protein MIVTPQMEQIVIAVLNKAAEAYGIEPHTEVSLVLADDEYIRVLNRQYRDKDCSTDVLSFALNEGEEPLMIDGPEEVLLGDIIISLETATRQAEEYGHSLERELAYLTVHGILHLLGYDHMTEDDKKEMRQEEEYVLSFLGITRV; encoded by the coding sequence ATGATAGTAACACCTCAAATGGAGCAGATAGTGATTGCAGTACTAAATAAAGCTGCTGAGGCCTATGGCATCGAGCCCCATACTGAAGTTAGTCTTGTGTTAGCTGATGATGAATATATACGGGTTTTAAATCGCCAGTATAGAGATAAGGATTGTTCTACAGATGTATTATCTTTTGCCCTAAATGAGGGGGAGGAGCCTCTGATGATAGATGGACCAGAAGAGGTCTTGTTGGGCGATATTATAATTTCTTTAGAAACTGCTACTCGCCAGGCTGAAGAATATGGTCATAGCCTAGAGCGTGAGCTAGCCTATTTAACAGTACACGGCATCCTACATTTGCTAGGATATGATCATATGACGGAAGATGATAAAAAAGAGATGCGTCAAGAAGAGGAATATGTTTTATCTTTCTTAGGTATTACTCGTGTGTAG
- the recO gene encoding DNA repair protein RecO has product MAQYQTEAILVATRDWGEADKMVTLFSREYGKITAFANGARRPKSPLAGGMQLFTHLDVRLAAGKNYDSVKQCEIKHSFRHVQEDFNCMAYGTFIAELVAELCPERQPEPQVFDLLVEVLIVLSLRNPRMVALAWAWQLLFIMGYYPQFKECVSCGQVLTLPGYFSLTSGGCVCTTCDHNDLLEVSDKIYNFITCLLHIDWKNPVEFTVSGTVLMQTEKILMEYLTHCLDKPLKSMNFIKQVSGVMQSGT; this is encoded by the coding sequence ATGGCACAATATCAAACAGAAGCCATTTTAGTGGCCACGCGTGACTGGGGCGAGGCTGATAAAATGGTAACTTTATTTTCTCGTGAGTATGGAAAAATTACGGCGTTTGCTAATGGGGCTAGACGCCCCAAGAGTCCTTTGGCTGGGGGAATGCAGCTATTTACACATCTCGATGTAAGATTGGCGGCAGGGAAAAATTATGATTCTGTTAAGCAGTGTGAAATAAAGCATTCTTTTCGACATGTGCAAGAAGATTTTAATTGTATGGCATATGGTACTTTTATAGCGGAATTAGTTGCAGAACTTTGTCCTGAGAGGCAACCAGAACCTCAAGTTTTTGATTTACTAGTAGAAGTGCTTATCGTACTTAGCTTACGTAATCCTCGTATGGTGGCACTGGCTTGGGCTTGGCAATTATTGTTTATTATGGGTTACTATCCTCAATTTAAAGAATGTGTTAGTTGTGGCCAAGTATTAACCTTGCCTGGTTATTTTAGCTTAACCAGTGGGGGCTGCGTTTGTACAACTTGTGATCACAACGACCTTCTAGAAGTGAGTGATAAAATTTATAATTTTATCACTTGTTTATTACATATTGATTGGAAAAACCCTGTTGAGTTTACTGTAAGTGGTACCGTTTTAATGCAAACTGAAAAAATACTTATGGAATATTTAACTCATTGCTTGGACAAGCCTTTAAAGTCTATGAACTTTATAAAACAAGTGTCCGGAGTAATGCAAAGCGGAACATAA
- a CDS encoding cytidine deaminase: protein MEKLIKAARDSREHAYVPYSKFKVGAAVITKEGKIYTGCNVENASYGLCNCAERTAIFKAISEGETELVTIAVVADTIKPVAPCGACRQVMAEFGIEKVIMCNLQGEEYVATLKDLLPYSFEKKHLSGEQE, encoded by the coding sequence ATGGAAAAACTAATAAAAGCCGCAAGAGATAGCCGTGAACATGCTTACGTGCCTTATTCCAAATTTAAGGTAGGTGCTGCGGTAATAACAAAAGAAGGTAAAATTTATACGGGCTGTAATGTTGAAAATGCTTCTTATGGATTATGTAATTGTGCGGAGCGGACGGCCATATTTAAAGCTATTTCCGAAGGCGAAACGGAATTAGTGACTATTGCCGTTGTTGCCGATACGATCAAGCCTGTAGCACCTTGTGGTGCATGTAGACAAGTAATGGCCGAATTTGGCATTGAAAAAGTAATTATGTGCAATTTACAGGGTGAAGAATATGTTGCAACATTAAAAGACTTATTACCCTATTCATTCGAAAAAAAACATTTGTCAGGAGAACAAGAATAA
- a CDS encoding hemolysin family protein: protein MLYSNEFDTVTDFGERCAIFDSPLYDLFKLFGALLLVLLNGFFVLAEFSLVKIRKTRLEELVQQGNSRAELALKVVSSFDTYLGATQLGITLASLALGWLGEPAISSLLEPILYDYFPGSTWLLSTISIGIGFIIITFLHIVVGELVPKSMAIQRAENMALFCVWPLYVFHKMGYPIIILFNRAAKALLAVMGMQAPNETELAHSEEELRMIVSASHRGGILNQMESELIDNVFDFADRLAREVMVPRQDMVCLFADDSYEENLKVVREAHHTRFPLCFEDKDHIVGMIHLRDLMDFDLCNAEEKDLKTIMREILVIPEGMSVAKLLQMMRRKRIHLAVVVDEYGGTAGLVALEDVIEEIVGDIQDEHDDIIQPEIQRLPDNTYEFDGRVLFDDVAELLDIHLDDHEEDTIGGYIFGLLGRRPEIGDEVNIGEYSFSVLQVTGFRVVRVKALPLPPEEESEA from the coding sequence TTGTTATATAGTAATGAATTTGATACGGTAACAGATTTTGGGGAGAGATGCGCTATTTTCGATTCGCCTTTATATGACTTATTTAAATTATTTGGAGCCTTATTACTAGTTTTATTAAATGGATTTTTTGTACTCGCAGAATTTTCTCTGGTGAAGATTCGTAAGACACGTTTAGAAGAGCTAGTTCAGCAAGGAAATAGTCGAGCAGAGTTGGCTCTTAAAGTGGTATCTTCTTTTGATACTTATCTTGGGGCGACTCAGTTAGGTATTACCTTAGCATCACTAGCCTTAGGTTGGCTCGGAGAGCCAGCAATTTCTTCGTTATTAGAACCTATATTGTATGATTATTTTCCAGGATCTACTTGGTTATTAAGTACCATTAGTATTGGAATTGGATTTATCATTATTACCTTCTTGCATATTGTTGTAGGTGAACTGGTTCCAAAATCGATGGCAATTCAAAGAGCCGAAAACATGGCATTGTTTTGTGTATGGCCTTTATATGTTTTTCATAAAATGGGCTATCCCATTATTATACTGTTTAACCGCGCGGCAAAAGCTTTGTTAGCCGTTATGGGAATGCAAGCCCCCAATGAAACTGAATTAGCTCATTCAGAAGAAGAGTTAAGAATGATTGTTAGTGCAAGTCATCGGGGTGGAATACTAAATCAAATGGAAAGTGAACTCATTGATAATGTGTTTGATTTTGCGGATCGCTTAGCCCGTGAGGTTATGGTACCACGTCAGGATATGGTTTGTTTGTTTGCAGACGATTCTTATGAGGAAAATCTAAAGGTGGTACGCGAAGCACACCATACTCGTTTTCCTTTATGTTTTGAGGATAAAGACCATATTGTAGGTATGATTCATCTGCGGGATTTAATGGACTTTGATTTGTGTAATGCGGAAGAAAAAGATTTAAAGACGATTATGAGGGAAATACTAGTTATTCCTGAGGGAATGTCCGTTGCTAAGTTACTACAAATGATGCGTCGCAAACGAATCCACCTAGCGGTAGTAGTAGATGAATATGGTGGTACAGCTGGATTAGTTGCATTAGAAGATGTCATCGAAGAGATTGTTGGTGACATTCAGGATGAACATGATGACATTATTCAACCAGAAATTCAACGTTTGCCTGATAATACGTATGAGTTTGATGGCCGGGTTCTGTTTGACGACGTGGCTGAATTATTAGATATACATTTAGATGATCATGAAGAAGACACAATTGGCGGTTATATATTTGGTTTATTAGGGCGCCGCCCAGAGATTGGTGATGAAGTAAATATTGGCGAATATAGCTTCAGTGTACTGCAGGTAACTGGCTTTCGTGTTGTTAGGGTTAAAGCTTTACCTCTTCCACCAGAGGAAGAAAGCGAGGCTTAG
- the era gene encoding GTPase Era, with translation MEVKKDHKSGFVSVIGRPNVGKSTLINSLIGQKVVIMSDKPQTTRNKIMCVLTLDDAQILFIDTPGIHKPKHKLGEYMQKAAENTLREVDVIFFVVDATEDIGGGEKYILDLLDAIQTPVILVVNKIDKIDKAKLLPIIQKYSACYKFAGVVPISAMEHTNLDGLVTEVKKYLEPGPQYYPEDMITDQPERLVIAELIREKVLHATRDEIPHSIAVDIEEITTRANEDLYIRAVVYVERESQKGIVIGAKGQLLKDVGRLARADIENLLGSKIYLDLWVKVKKDWRNKEGSLRTFGYE, from the coding sequence ATGGAAGTTAAGAAAGATCATAAATCAGGATTCGTTTCAGTTATTGGTAGACCAAATGTAGGCAAATCAACCTTAATTAATAGTTTGATTGGGCAAAAAGTAGTTATTATGTCTGATAAACCCCAGACCACTCGGAATAAGATTATGTGTGTGCTTACATTAGATGATGCACAGATTTTGTTCATTGATACACCTGGTATACATAAGCCTAAACATAAGTTAGGAGAATATATGCAAAAAGCAGCAGAAAATACACTGCGTGAAGTGGATGTTATCTTTTTTGTTGTAGATGCTACAGAAGATATTGGTGGTGGTGAAAAGTATATATTAGATTTACTAGATGCCATTCAGACCCCTGTTATACTGGTAGTAAATAAAATTGATAAAATTGATAAGGCCAAATTACTGCCAATCATACAAAAATATTCTGCTTGTTATAAATTTGCTGGTGTAGTGCCAATATCCGCTATGGAGCATACTAATTTAGATGGTTTGGTTACTGAGGTTAAGAAATATTTAGAGCCAGGGCCTCAATATTATCCTGAAGATATGATTACTGATCAACCGGAACGTTTGGTCATCGCAGAGCTCATTCGTGAAAAGGTTCTTCATGCTACACGAGACGAAATTCCCCATTCCATTGCTGTAGATATAGAAGAAATAACAACTAGAGCCAATGAAGATTTGTATATTCGGGCTGTTGTTTACGTGGAAAGGGAATCCCAGAAAGGTATTGTGATTGGTGCCAAAGGGCAGCTGTTAAAAGACGTGGGACGATTGGCAAGGGCTGATATTGAAAACTTGTTAGGTTCTAAAATATACCTAGATCTTTGGGTCAAAGTGAAAAAAGATTGGCGTAATAAAGAGGGTAGTTTACGTACCTTTGGTTATGAATAA